A stretch of Tenrec ecaudatus isolate mTenEca1 chromosome 2, mTenEca1.hap1, whole genome shotgun sequence DNA encodes these proteins:
- the LOC142441463 gene encoding U11/U12 small nuclear ribonucleoprotein 35 kDa protein-like: MNKWMPIAKEYDPLKAGSIDGTDEEHHDRAVWRAMLARYVPNKGVTGGPMLTLFVARLNLQTKEEKLKEVFFRYSDIRRLRLVRDLVTGFSKGYAFIEYKEERSLLNAYRDADGLVIDQHEIFVDYVLERTLKGWIPRRLEGGLGGKKESGQLRFGGRGRPFRKPINLPVVKNDLYREGKRERRERSQSRERHWDSRPRDHDRGREKRWQEREAARAWPENDWEREREFREDRPKGREKRDRSKWRPSTKTEDEDKGYS; encoded by the coding sequence ATGAATAAATGGATGCCCATTGCCAAGGAGTACGACCCGCTCAAAGCTGGCAGCATCGATGGCACCGACGAAGAACACCACGACCGGGCAGTCTGGAGGGCGATGCTGGCCCGTTATGTCCCCAACAAAGGTGTCACAGGAGGTCCCATGCTCACCCTGTTTGTGGCCAGACTCAACTTGCAAACCAAAGAGGAGAAACTAAAGGAAGTGTTTTTCCGATACAGTGACATCCGGCGGCTTCGGCTGGTCAGGGACTTGGTCACCGGCTTTTCCAAGGGCTATGCCTTCATAGAATACAAGGAGGAGCGTTCTCTGTTGAATGCTTACAGAGATGCGGACGGTCTGGTCATTGACCAGCATGAGATATTTGTGGACTACGTGCTGGAAAGGACCCTCAAAGGGTGGATTCCCCGGCGGCTTGAAGGAGGGCTCGGAGGGAAAAAGGAATCTGGGCAGCTGAGGTTTGGGGGACGGGGCCGGCCTTTTCGAAAACCTATCAATCTGCCTGTTGTTAAGAACGACCTGTACCGAGAGGGGAAACGGGAAAGGAGGGAACGATCACAGTCGCGGGAACGACACTGGGACtccaggccaagggaccatgaCAGGGGCCGGGAGAAGCGGTGGCAGGAGAGAGAGGCAGCCAGGGCTTGGCCTGAAAATGACTGGGAGCGAGAGAGGGAGTTTCGAGAGGACAGGCCCAAGGGCAGGGAGAAGAGGGACAGAAGCAAATGGAGGCCCAGCACGAAAACGGAAGATGAAGACAAAggctactcatag